From a region of the Daphnia pulicaria isolate SC F1-1A chromosome 1, SC_F0-13Bv2, whole genome shotgun sequence genome:
- the LOC124338600 gene encoding very-long-chain (3R)-3-hydroxyacyl-CoA dehydratase-like isoform X2, which yields MKKSFPVYLSHLPSKDTLTTIQLYLQYTCNNDSFLTSLCSLVDMTSKGNPHPFVYWAQNTSHVLLRVDLKDVQEPDVQVNENHIKFVATGVGARGTQLYEFELELGANIVPVSSQYRVTARQIDISLKKQNDGWWPKLTGSSLKPTWLKIDFDKWRSEDDDEAGLDISSSKLDELDSENVVADHMSFNLENLRKTYLFVYNLWQFVGFTYIFSMLVFKYSTLGYDFIPVAYQSVHYPLKFCQLMQALEIFHPLFGYTKGSVMEPTVQVGGRSIILFCLIEAESRIQDKPVIFYLILCWSIIELFRYPYYMMRVYDKDFGIITWLRYTVWIPLYPLGFLCEGIVILRNIPFFEETGKFSVGLPNKWNFSFHFPTLMRMYLLFFFLPAMYTMMSYMSKQRQKKLQVRGDSIPSSKIKVN from the exons atgaaaaaaagttttcctgTTTACCTCAGCCATCTACCGTCAAAAGATACA CTAACAACTATACAGCTATACTTGCAATATACTTGCAATAAC GACAGCTTTTTAACTAGTCTCTGCTCTCTGGTGGACATGACTTCCAAAGGAAATCCTCACCCATTTGTTTATTGGGCCCAAAATACTTCACACGTTTTGTTACGTGTTGATCTGAAAGACGTACAG GAACCTGATGTACAGGTTAATGAAAACCATATAAAGTTTGTAGCAACTGGTGTGGGTGCCAGAGGAACACAACTTTATGAGTTTGAATTGGAATTAGGGGCTAATATAGTCCCTGTG TCTAGTCAGTATAGAGTTACTGCCCGGCAGATTGATATTAGTTTGAAAAAACAGAATGATGGATGGTGGCCAAAGCTTACTGGATCTAGTTTGAAACCCACTTGGCTTAAG attGATTTTGATAAATGGAGAtctgaagatgatgatgaagcagGATTGGATATTTCTTCAAGCAAGTTGGATGAGCTTGATAGTGAAAATGTTGTTGCTGATCACATGagttttaatttagaaaactTAAGGAAGACATACTTGTTTGTCTATAATTTATGgcaatttgttggatttaCATacatattttccatgctggTGTTCAAATATTCAACACTGGGTTATg atTTTATACCAGTTGCATACCAATCTGTTCATTACCCTCTCAAATTTTGTCAACTCATGCAAGCATTAGAGATTTTTCATCCCTTATTTGGCTATACTAAAGGAAGTGTTATGGAGCCCACAGTGCAAGTTGGTGGAAGATCCATTATACTATTCTGCTTGATTGAAGCTGAAAGCAGAATTCAAGATAAACCAGTCATTTTCTACTTGATACTATGTTGGTCAATCATCGAGCTTTTCAG ATATCCTTACTACATGATGAGAGTATACGACAAAGATTTCGGCATAATCACTTGGTTGCGATACACAGTTTGGATACCTCTTTACCCGCTTGGCTTCTTATGTGAAGGAATTGTTATATTGCG AAACATTCCATTCTTCGAGGAAACCGGAAAGTTCTCCGTAGGCTTGCCGAACAAGTGGAATTTCTCATTTCATTTCCCTACATTAATGAGGAtgtatcttttgtttttctttctacccGCCATGTATACCATGATGTCGTACATGTCAAAACAGCGTCAAAAGAAGCTACAAGTAAGGGGTGACTCAATCCCCTctagtaaaataaaagttaattaa
- the LOC124338600 gene encoding very-long-chain (3R)-3-hydroxyacyl-CoA dehydratase-like isoform X1 produces the protein MKKSFPVYLSHLPSKDTDSFLTSLCSLVDMTSKGNPHPFVYWAQNTSHVLLRVDLKDVQEPDVQVNENHIKFVATGVGARGTQLYEFELELGANIVPVSSQYRVTARQIDISLKKQNDGWWPKLTGSSLKPTWLKIDFDKWRSEDDDEAGLDISSSKLDELDSENVVADHMSFNLENLRKTYLFVYNLWQFVGFTYIFSMLVFKYSTLGYDFIPVAYQSVHYPLKFCQLMQALEIFHPLFGYTKGSVMEPTVQVGGRSIILFCLIEAESRIQDKPVIFYLILCWSIIELFRYPYYMMRVYDKDFGIITWLRYTVWIPLYPLGFLCEGIVILRNIPFFEETGKFSVGLPNKWNFSFHFPTLMRMYLLFFFLPAMYTMMSYMSKQRQKKLQVRGDSIPSSKIKVN, from the exons atgaaaaaaagttttcctgTTTACCTCAGCCATCTACCGTCAAAAGATACA GACAGCTTTTTAACTAGTCTCTGCTCTCTGGTGGACATGACTTCCAAAGGAAATCCTCACCCATTTGTTTATTGGGCCCAAAATACTTCACACGTTTTGTTACGTGTTGATCTGAAAGACGTACAG GAACCTGATGTACAGGTTAATGAAAACCATATAAAGTTTGTAGCAACTGGTGTGGGTGCCAGAGGAACACAACTTTATGAGTTTGAATTGGAATTAGGGGCTAATATAGTCCCTGTG TCTAGTCAGTATAGAGTTACTGCCCGGCAGATTGATATTAGTTTGAAAAAACAGAATGATGGATGGTGGCCAAAGCTTACTGGATCTAGTTTGAAACCCACTTGGCTTAAG attGATTTTGATAAATGGAGAtctgaagatgatgatgaagcagGATTGGATATTTCTTCAAGCAAGTTGGATGAGCTTGATAGTGAAAATGTTGTTGCTGATCACATGagttttaatttagaaaactTAAGGAAGACATACTTGTTTGTCTATAATTTATGgcaatttgttggatttaCATacatattttccatgctggTGTTCAAATATTCAACACTGGGTTATg atTTTATACCAGTTGCATACCAATCTGTTCATTACCCTCTCAAATTTTGTCAACTCATGCAAGCATTAGAGATTTTTCATCCCTTATTTGGCTATACTAAAGGAAGTGTTATGGAGCCCACAGTGCAAGTTGGTGGAAGATCCATTATACTATTCTGCTTGATTGAAGCTGAAAGCAGAATTCAAGATAAACCAGTCATTTTCTACTTGATACTATGTTGGTCAATCATCGAGCTTTTCAG ATATCCTTACTACATGATGAGAGTATACGACAAAGATTTCGGCATAATCACTTGGTTGCGATACACAGTTTGGATACCTCTTTACCCGCTTGGCTTCTTATGTGAAGGAATTGTTATATTGCG AAACATTCCATTCTTCGAGGAAACCGGAAAGTTCTCCGTAGGCTTGCCGAACAAGTGGAATTTCTCATTTCATTTCCCTACATTAATGAGGAtgtatcttttgtttttctttctacccGCCATGTATACCATGATGTCGTACATGTCAAAACAGCGTCAAAAGAAGCTACAAGTAAGGGGTGACTCAATCCCCTctagtaaaataaaagttaattaa
- the LOC124338600 gene encoding very-long-chain (3R)-3-hydroxyacyl-CoA dehydratase-like isoform X3 has translation MTSKGNPHPFVYWAQNTSHVLLRVDLKDVQEPDVQVNENHIKFVATGVGARGTQLYEFELELGANIVPVSSQYRVTARQIDISLKKQNDGWWPKLTGSSLKPTWLKIDFDKWRSEDDDEAGLDISSSKLDELDSENVVADHMSFNLENLRKTYLFVYNLWQFVGFTYIFSMLVFKYSTLGYDFIPVAYQSVHYPLKFCQLMQALEIFHPLFGYTKGSVMEPTVQVGGRSIILFCLIEAESRIQDKPVIFYLILCWSIIELFRYPYYMMRVYDKDFGIITWLRYTVWIPLYPLGFLCEGIVILRNIPFFEETGKFSVGLPNKWNFSFHFPTLMRMYLLFFFLPAMYTMMSYMSKQRQKKLQVRGDSIPSSKIKVN, from the exons ATGACTTCCAAAGGAAATCCTCACCCATTTGTTTATTGGGCCCAAAATACTTCACACGTTTTGTTACGTGTTGATCTGAAAGACGTACAG GAACCTGATGTACAGGTTAATGAAAACCATATAAAGTTTGTAGCAACTGGTGTGGGTGCCAGAGGAACACAACTTTATGAGTTTGAATTGGAATTAGGGGCTAATATAGTCCCTGTG TCTAGTCAGTATAGAGTTACTGCCCGGCAGATTGATATTAGTTTGAAAAAACAGAATGATGGATGGTGGCCAAAGCTTACTGGATCTAGTTTGAAACCCACTTGGCTTAAG attGATTTTGATAAATGGAGAtctgaagatgatgatgaagcagGATTGGATATTTCTTCAAGCAAGTTGGATGAGCTTGATAGTGAAAATGTTGTTGCTGATCACATGagttttaatttagaaaactTAAGGAAGACATACTTGTTTGTCTATAATTTATGgcaatttgttggatttaCATacatattttccatgctggTGTTCAAATATTCAACACTGGGTTATg atTTTATACCAGTTGCATACCAATCTGTTCATTACCCTCTCAAATTTTGTCAACTCATGCAAGCATTAGAGATTTTTCATCCCTTATTTGGCTATACTAAAGGAAGTGTTATGGAGCCCACAGTGCAAGTTGGTGGAAGATCCATTATACTATTCTGCTTGATTGAAGCTGAAAGCAGAATTCAAGATAAACCAGTCATTTTCTACTTGATACTATGTTGGTCAATCATCGAGCTTTTCAG ATATCCTTACTACATGATGAGAGTATACGACAAAGATTTCGGCATAATCACTTGGTTGCGATACACAGTTTGGATACCTCTTTACCCGCTTGGCTTCTTATGTGAAGGAATTGTTATATTGCG AAACATTCCATTCTTCGAGGAAACCGGAAAGTTCTCCGTAGGCTTGCCGAACAAGTGGAATTTCTCATTTCATTTCCCTACATTAATGAGGAtgtatcttttgtttttctttctacccGCCATGTATACCATGATGTCGTACATGTCAAAACAGCGTCAAAAGAAGCTACAAGTAAGGGGTGACTCAATCCCCTctagtaaaataaaagttaattaa
- the LOC124338559 gene encoding huntingtin-interacting protein 1-like → MASRTLPPNRSRTSLDQERENFEKTQTLAVSKAVNESEVPVKSKHVRSAIIGTFQGKGSHTFWSIVLRLPIHSNPIVAWKFCHTLHKILREGHPNVLKDSQQHREFLVDKGKLWGLLKDGYGKLINLYCRLLVVKLDFHRRNPKFPGNLMIKDEGIDVVCEHDINLYFQLSVELLDYMDEILTLQAAVFGSLDMSRSNSMTNAGQCRLAPLIPCIQDSSQVYDFIVKLLFKLHNCLPPETLEGHRIRFLKQFKALRQFYLQSSTLQYFKTLIQVPHLDESPPNFLISSELSRHVTPVVILPNEALPPPQVDETLVQLESEIPERNDYSPDLLLERDRYIEHLLHQLEQLSAELRKVRAEYNQENGILRQEILNLELRMSEKENEIEEALKDKEDIERKLSDAAQSAQMGSVVQLQLDEMGKRAKGWEDKFVKLKDVYQKLRDEHIKLLRQKAEVDKKLSAANTSLEQSNKIQCELQDSLELSKTSLKDAENELNMLKTAEVAKIQLLGDEKIELQEANNKLNTLISATELKITEVEDQLVQIQEEKAKLLLEVDQLSATLELKTKEQEEMHANFETLKASATNGEVEFAAFKTAQDVTIQQMTKEKEDLLIIKNNLQEKYEELEQHNQAMTKQINDLQEERQILATSTTDLKNELDHRKHKSLELNEALEQSIECGKKLEEEFNNFKVAKENSIKEITDEREQLRKNGTEMKEKYEDLEQYNQAMTKQINDLQGERQILTTSTIELKNELDHSKQKSLELNEALEQSIASGKKLEEEFNNCKIAKENNIKELTDESEQLRKYGAQMKESVAKLEQQLQHIDGEKNNLQEETRKLLQQNDSLTAHYKSMLEASKLEAMNLFHQLLIDCSLKGEQYLEKCVLDLAKPPVLALNLQDHSGFTIKGALCLLKTLSESLNAYCSSNKSDDVASRIVPLIFPFAQSIGFVLLHGQQLAHSLTDIEKVDEMLKKCVAAGKITILFFRILQQPFQNEEINSNSNLVENALRDLDKLVIAVTESLKANVEHNVGEELESELGAMERAIEEAAARIAKLWDSSKQSHTGVKLEVSEKVLDSCTALMKAIVDLIKKAKVLQEEIVARGKGSATARDFYKRNHRWTEGLLSAAKAVGFGAKLLTDAADNVVKGQAKFEQLTVASQEIAASTAQLVFASRVKAELQSKNLQALAESSKAVSLATGGVVATAKHCAELVEESTVLDFAHLTLHQAKRLEMESQIKFLEFESLLEKERVRLSAIRRQHYQLAGDTDS, encoded by the exons atggcTAGTCGTACGTTGCCTCCGAATCGTTCTCGAACTTCACTAG ATcaggaaagagaaaattttgaaaaaacacaG ACCTTAGCTGTCAGTAAAGCTGTGAATGAATCTGAAGTACCTGTAAAATCCAAGCATGTTCGCA GTGCAATTATTGGCACATTTCAAGGGAAAGGGAGCCATACTTTTTGGTCCATTGTTCTGAGACTACCCATTCATTCAAATCCAATTGTTGCATGGAAATTCTGCCATACTTTACACAAAATTTTGCGTGAGGGACATCCAAATGTCCTG AAAGATTCACAGCAACACAGAGAATTTTTAGTGGACAAGGGAAAATTATGG GGACTTCTTAAAGATGGATATGGGAAGTTGATCAATTTGTACTGTCGACTTCTCGTGGTAAAGCTCGACTTTCATCGAAGGAATCCAAAATTCCCGGGGAATTTGATGATCAAAGATGAGGGAATTGATGTTGTTTGTGAACATGACATTAACTTATA TTTTCAGTTATCAGTTGAGTTGCTGGACTATATGGATGAGATTCTTACCCTACAAGCAGCTG TATTTGGTTCTTTGGATATGTCGCGATCCAATTCTATGACGAATGCGGGGCAATGTCGGCTGGCTCCTCTTATTCCATGCATACAAGATTCTTCCCAAGTTTATGATTTCATCGTGAAGCTTCTTTTTAAACTGCACAATT GTCTACCACCCGAAACATTGGAAGGCCACCGTATCAGATTTCTAAAGCAATTCAAGGCTTTGCGGCAGTTTTACTTACAATCCAGTACACTCcaatatttcaaaacattAATCCAAGTACCACACTTGGATGAG AGTCCGCCAAATTTTTTGATATCCAGCGAGTTAAGTCGTCACGTCACACCAGTTGTAATACTACCAAACGAAGCCCTTCCGCCGCCGCAGGTAGACGAAACACTAGTTCAGTTGGAATCGGAAATACCGGAAAGAAATGACTATTCTCCTGATTTATTGCTAGAAAG AGATCGCTATATAGAACATCTTCTACATCAACTGGAACAGTTATCAGCGGAGTTGAGGAAAGTTCGTGCCGAGTATAATCAAGAGAATGGAATTCTACGACAAGAAATACTTAATTTAGAATTGCGCATgtccgaaaaagaaaacgaaatagaAGAAGCATTGAAGGACAAGGAAGATATCGAACGGAAACTAAGTGATGCAGCCCAATCGGCACAGATGGGATCAGTCGTCCAATTACAGTTAGAT gaaatgggaaaaagagcaaaaggATGGGAAgacaaatttgtgaaattgaAAGATGTGTATCAAAAATTGCGCGATGAGCACATCAAATTGCTGCGTCAAAAAGCTGAAGTAGACAAGAAGCTTTCAGCTGCCAATACTTCCctcgaacaaagcaacaaaatTCAGTGTGAACTCCAAGATTCACTCGAGTTATCTAAGACTAGTCTGAAAGATGCAGAAAATGAGCTTAATATGCTTAAAACAGCCGAAGTTGCGAAGATCCAGTTACTTGGTGATGAAAAAATTGAGCTTCAAGAGGCTAACAacaaattaaat ACATTGATATCAGCGACTGAACTTAAAATtacggaagtggaagatcagCTTGTTCAAATTCAAGAGGAAAAAGCTAAACTGTTGCTAGAAGTAGATCAGCTGAGCGCTACTTTAGAACTGAAAACCAAAGAACAAGAGGAGATGCATGCAAATTTTGAGACGTTAAAGGCGAGCGCAACAAATGGTGAAGTAGAATTTGCTGCATTTAAAACTGCTCAAGATGTAACAATTCAGCAGatgacaaaagaaaaggaagatttgttgattattaaaaataacttgCAG GAAAAGTATGAAGAACTTGAACAGCATAATCAAGCCatgacaaaacaaataaatgatcTTCAAGAAGAGCGGCAAATATTAGCAACGTCTACTACTGACTTGAAAAATGAGTTAGATCATAGGAAACATAAGTCTCTGGAATTGAATGAAGCATTAGAGCAATCAATTGAATGTGGTAAGAAGTTGGAGGAAGAATTCAATAATTTCAAAGTTGCTAAAGAAAACAGTATCAAGGAAATAACGGACGAAAGAGaacaattaagaaaaaacGGTACAGAAATGAAG gAAAAGTATGAAGATCTTGAACAGTATAATCAAGCCATGACAAAACAGATTAATGATCTTCAAGGAGAGCGACAAATACTAACAACGTCTACTATTGAGTTGAAAAACGAGTTGGATCATAGTAAACAAAAGTCTCTGGAGTTGAACGAAGCATTAGAGCAATCGATTGCGAGTGGTAAGAAGTTGGAGGAAGAATTCAATAATTGCAAAattgcaaaagaaaacaatatcaAGGAATTGACCGACGAAAGCGAACAGTTGAGAAAATATGGTGCCCAAATGAAG GAAAGTGTCGCCAAGTTAGAACAACAATTGCAACATATTGAtggcgaaaaaaataatttgcagGAGGAAACCCGAAAGTTGCTACAGCAGAATGATTCATTGACTGCTCATTACAAATCAATGCTTGAAGCTAGCAAACTTGAAGCGATGAATCTATTCCATCAGCTTCTAA TTGATTGCTCTTTAAAGGGAGAGCAATATTTGGAAAAATGTGTATTAGACTTGGCAAAACCTCCCGTTCTTGCTTTAAATCTTCAAG ATCATAGTGGATTCACTATTAAAGGAGCCTTATGTTTGTTGAAAACGCTATCCGAGTCGTTGAATGCATATTGTTCAAGCAACAAAAGTGACGATGTCGCATCCCGCATAGTACCCTTAATATTCCCCTTTGCCCAATCGATCGGTTTTGTATTGCTTCATGGACAGCAGCTGGCCCACAGTCTAACTGATATTGAAAAAGTTGATGAGATGCTAAAGAAGTGTGTTGCGGCAGGAAAGATAACCATTCTATTTTTCCGAATTCTTCAGCAGCCTTTCCAGAATGAAGAAATCAATTCGAATTCAAATTTG GTTGAAAATGCTCTTCGAGATTTAGATAAACTAGTTATTGCTGTAACTGAATCATTGAAAGCCAACGTTGAACATAACGTCGGCGAAGAACTCGAGTCTGAATTAGGAGCTATGGAACGAGCTATAGAAGAGGCAGCTGCGCGAATCGCAAAACTATGGGATAGTTCTAAACAATCCCACACTGGAGTTAAATTGGAAGTGAGCGAAAAGGTTCTGGATTCATGTACCGCATTGATGAAGGCAATCGttgatttaatcaaaaaagCTAAAGTCCTTCAAGAAGAAATAGTTGCGCGTGGAAAAG GATCTGCTACTGCAAGAGATTTCTACAAACGAAATCATCGTTGGACTGAAGGTCTGCTGTCGGCAGCTAAGGCCGTTGGTTTCGGAGCGAAGCTGTTAAC AGACGCAGCAGACAATGTGGTTAAAGGGCAAGCTAAATTCGAACAACTAACAGTGGCATCCCAAGAAATCGCCGCCTCCACGGCTCAGCTGGTGTTTGCAAGTCGCGTTAAAGCAGAACTACAAAGTAAAAACCTCCAAGCATTGGCTGAATCGTCTAAAGCTGTTTCGTTGGCTACTGGAGGGGTGGTTGCGACAGCTAAACATTGTGCAGAACTTGTCGAAGAATcga CGGTTCTGGACTTCGCACATTTGACACTGCATCAAGCCAAACGATTAGAAATGGAGTCACAGATAAAATTTTTGGAGTTCGAGTCTTTGCTGGAAAAAGAACGTGTCCGATTGTCGGCTATCAGAAGACAGCATTACCAACTTGCGGGTGACACTGATTCGTAA